CTTCTCCTTCACAAGTGATTGAAATGTCCGGTCGGTTGGCAGCAACCTGCGATTGTACAAGTACTTGTTGTTGCCTGAACTGCTCGGAAGTATCGCAGACAATAACAAGGGTCAATGCCGCCATAATAACCGTTGCTAAAGATGCTAGCGGGGTGAGAAACAAATTTCCCCAAGAGGCAATTCTGGCGGCTTCTCCCATCTGGTGAGCACAAAACCGACATGATCTTGCGCTTTGCGGTATTTCTGCCCCACACATTGGACATGCTTTGACTCGTTGTGATGCAGCCTTTGCAGGCTCACGCGAACCTTCTCCCTTAGTATTCTTTTTGCCCACAAGTGTGCCTCTTTCTCAATAGGAAAATCTGTACCCAGCGAAGCGCAAGCGGCATTGGCTTTGGATCGCCGGAGAGTTTGCGGGCACCTCGAGTGGAGCCGTGCGAATCAAAAGCCCACCAGTTGGGGGGGACACATGTGCCCTTCGAATCAGCAAGCCCACCCGCAGGGTGGGGTACGATCACAGTATCACTGATTTGCGGTAATATCCCGTCGCAATTCCATGATAGACTTCATCGGTTTTGACCGGTGTAGCATTCGGTGGCAGTTTGAACAAACCAGTGAAATATCCAAGATTCTCGTCTTGTGCTTTCCACGAATTGAACTGACAGGAACTGTATGATGTGCTTCTATGTAGCCGGCGCCAAGCTCACCATACTTCTCTGTAAAGGAGAAATCGCAAACATCACAACGCAA
This genomic interval from bacterium contains the following:
- a CDS encoding HNH endonuclease — translated: MKKVGELRCDVCDFSFTEKYGELGAGYIEAHHTVPVSSIRGKHKTRILDISLVCSNCHRMLHRSKPMKSIMELRRDITANQ